The following proteins come from a genomic window of Pseudomonas sp. WJP1:
- a CDS encoding FKBP-type peptidyl-prolyl cis-trans isomerase: MNDELQIIDLEPGDGKAAVKGALITTQYRGWLEDGSEFDSSYSRGKPFQCVIGTGRVIKGWDQGLMGMRVGGKRKLLVPAHLAYGERTMGKIPPNSNLMFEIELLEVLTRDD, encoded by the coding sequence ATGAACGACGAACTGCAAATCATTGATCTTGAACCGGGTGACGGCAAAGCCGCCGTCAAGGGCGCGCTGATCACCACCCAATACCGCGGCTGGCTGGAGGACGGTAGCGAATTCGACTCTTCCTACAGTCGCGGCAAACCGTTCCAGTGCGTGATCGGCACCGGGCGGGTGATCAAGGGCTGGGACCAGGGCCTGATGGGCATGCGGGTCGGTGGCAAGCGCAAATTGCTGGTCCCGGCGCACCTGGCCTATGGCGAGCGCACGATGGGCAAGATCCCGCCGAATTCGAACCTGATGTTCGAGATCGAGTTGCTGGAAGTGCTGACGCGGGACGATTGA
- a CDS encoding branched-chain amino acid aminotransferase, which translates to MGNESINWDKLGFDYIKTDKRYLSNWRNGEWDAGTLTEDNVLHISEGSTALHYGQQCFEGLKAYRCKDGSINLFRPDQNAARMQRSCARLLMPQVSTEQFIEACKEVVRANERFIPPYGTGGALYLRPFVIGVGDNIGVRTAPEFIFSIFCIPVGAYFKGGLTPHNFLISSYDRAAPQGTGAAKVGGNYAASLMPGSQAKKAHFADAIYLDPMTHTKIEEVGSANFFGITHDNKFVTPNSPSVLPGITRLSLIELAKSRLGLEVIEGDVFIDKLSDFKEAGACGTAAVITPIGGISYNDHLHVFHSETEVGPITQKLYKELTGVQTGDVEAPAGWIVKV; encoded by the coding sequence ATGGGTAACGAAAGCATCAATTGGGACAAGCTGGGTTTTGACTACATCAAGACCGACAAGCGCTATCTGTCGAACTGGCGTAATGGCGAGTGGGACGCAGGCACCCTGACCGAAGACAATGTGCTGCACATCAGCGAAGGCTCCACGGCCCTTCACTATGGCCAGCAATGCTTCGAGGGCCTGAAGGCCTACCGTTGCAAGGACGGTTCGATCAACCTGTTCCGCCCGGACCAGAACGCCGCACGCATGCAACGCAGCTGCGCGCGCCTGCTGATGCCACAGGTGTCCACCGAGCAGTTCATCGAGGCGTGCAAGGAAGTGGTTCGCGCCAACGAACGTTTCATCCCGCCTTACGGCACCGGCGGCGCGCTGTACCTGCGTCCGTTCGTGATCGGCGTGGGTGACAACATCGGCGTGCGTACCGCACCCGAGTTCATCTTCTCGATTTTCTGCATTCCGGTCGGCGCCTACTTCAAGGGCGGCCTGACCCCGCACAACTTCCTGATCTCCAGCTACGACCGTGCCGCCCCACAAGGCACCGGCGCGGCCAAGGTCGGTGGCAACTACGCCGCCAGCCTGATGCCGGGCTCCCAGGCCAAGAAGGCGCACTTCGCCGACGCCATCTACCTGGATCCGATGACCCACACCAAGATCGAGGAAGTCGGTTCGGCCAACTTCTTCGGGATCACCCACGACAACAAGTTCGTCACCCCGAACTCGCCGTCGGTGTTGCCGGGCATCACCCGCCTGTCGCTGATCGAGCTGGCCAAATCGCGCCTGGGCCTGGAAGTGATCGAAGGTGACGTGTTCATCGACAAGCTGTCGGACTTCAAGGAAGCCGGTGCTTGCGGTACCGCCGCCGTGATCACCCCAATCGGTGGCATCAGCTACAACGACCACCTGCACGTGTTCCACAGCGAAACCGAAGTCGGCCCGATCACCCAGAAGCTCTACAAAGAGCTGACCGGCGTGCAAACCGGCGACGTCGAAGCGCCAGCAGGCTGGATCGTCAAGGTCTGA